One Campylobacter concisus ATCC 51562 DNA window includes the following coding sequences:
- a CDS encoding efflux RND transporter permease subunit gives MFSRFFINRPIFATVISIIIVIAGFMGIKGLPIEEYPSLTPPTVSVTATYSGADAQTIADSVASAIEDQINGVENMLYMQSTSSSAGTMNISVYFKIGSSSKQATIDVNNRVQAALSRLPQEVQNMGVTVRERSGSILQVVGFTNPNMNQVELYNYVNLNIADEIKRVNGIGDTVLIGNKEYSIRIWLKPDRLAQFKLTPSDVISQVKIQNSQYAAGKIGEQPSKGENPYVYSVVSEGRFKDPKQFGEILIKSENGTVVKLKEIATVELGAASYASEAMLNGKPAVPLLLFLQNDANALATSEAVAAKLEELKKTYPVGLEHTIAYNPTEFITVSIDEVIKTFIEAMVLVLVVMYFFLKSFRATIIPMLAVPVSIIGTFGGLYVMGFSINLITLFALILAIGIVVDDAIIVIENVERILHEDKEISVKDATFKAMEEVQTPVISIVLVLCAVFVPVSFMEGFVGVIQKQFALTLVVAVCISGFVALTLTPALCAVMLKKQENKPFWIVQKFNDFFDFSTKLFTAGVAKILKHVIISFIVIGIMGFATYGLFQKVPKGLVPSEDKGALMVITSLPPSTNMLKTKEEVNSISNAILSNPNVEFNMGFAGYDMLANSLRENSAISFIKLKDWSERKGATDGADALVGQFNGMLWGSKNSMTFVVNVPPIMGLSMTGGFEMYLQNKSDKSYNEIEADARKVTAAANARPELTNVRTTLETNYRQFKITVDKEKAKLFGVSESEIFSTIAATFGSYYINDFNLAGKSYRVYARASDNFRNNPEDLRKIFVRSNEGEMVPLNSVATLTRSIGPDIVDRFNLFPSAKIMGDPKTGYTSGDAIRAIQEVVNDTLSSEDYAISWAGTAYQEVNSQGTGTVAFIFGMIFVFLILAAQYERWLIPLAVITAVPFAVFGSLLAVWIRGLTNDIYFEIGLLLLIGLAAKNAILIVEFAMQERDSGKSIFDSAINAARLRFRPIVMTSIAFTLGVFPMVISTGAGAASRHSLGTGVVGGMIASTTIAIFFVPMFYYLLENLNEKYWKKGAKKDEK, from the coding sequence TATCCAAGTCTTACACCACCTACTGTCTCTGTAACTGCGACATATAGCGGTGCTGACGCGCAGACTATCGCTGACTCAGTCGCAAGTGCGATCGAAGATCAGATAAATGGTGTTGAAAATATGCTTTATATGCAAAGCACCTCAAGCTCTGCAGGTACTATGAATATAAGTGTATATTTTAAGATCGGCTCATCGTCAAAACAAGCTACGATCGATGTAAATAACCGCGTGCAAGCTGCTCTTTCAAGATTGCCTCAAGAGGTGCAAAATATGGGCGTAACGGTGCGTGAAAGAAGTGGCTCGATCCTTCAAGTTGTTGGCTTTACAAATCCAAATATGAACCAAGTTGAGCTATATAACTATGTAAATTTAAATATCGCAGACGAGATCAAAAGGGTAAATGGTATCGGCGATACAGTGCTAATTGGCAACAAAGAGTACTCGATTAGAATTTGGCTAAAGCCAGATAGACTTGCTCAGTTTAAATTAACTCCAAGTGACGTCATCTCTCAAGTAAAAATTCAAAACTCACAATATGCCGCTGGTAAGATCGGCGAGCAGCCATCAAAGGGTGAAAATCCTTATGTTTATTCTGTAGTTTCTGAAGGACGTTTTAAAGATCCAAAACAATTTGGCGAAATTTTGATAAAAAGTGAAAATGGCACAGTTGTTAAGCTAAAAGAGATCGCCACAGTCGAGCTTGGAGCTGCTAGCTACGCATCTGAAGCTATGCTAAATGGCAAACCAGCAGTGCCGCTTTTGCTATTTTTACAAAATGATGCAAACGCACTTGCGACATCTGAAGCAGTCGCTGCAAAGCTTGAAGAGCTAAAGAAAACCTACCCAGTTGGCCTAGAGCACACCATAGCTTACAATCCAACTGAATTTATCACCGTCTCAATAGACGAAGTTATAAAAACTTTTATCGAGGCGATGGTGCTAGTTCTTGTCGTAATGTACTTCTTCTTAAAGAGCTTTAGAGCTACCATCATACCAATGCTTGCTGTGCCAGTCTCTATCATAGGCACATTTGGTGGGCTTTATGTAATGGGCTTTAGTATAAATTTGATCACACTTTTTGCCCTGATCCTAGCCATCGGTATCGTCGTGGATGACGCGATCATCGTTATAGAAAACGTCGAGAGAATTTTGCATGAAGATAAAGAGATAAGCGTAAAAGACGCGACATTTAAGGCAATGGAGGAGGTGCAAACTCCAGTCATCTCTATCGTGCTCGTGCTTTGCGCGGTTTTCGTGCCAGTTTCATTTATGGAGGGCTTTGTTGGCGTTATACAAAAGCAGTTTGCGCTAACACTTGTCGTTGCTGTTTGTATCTCGGGCTTTGTCGCTCTTACTCTTACACCAGCACTTTGTGCGGTTATGCTTAAAAAGCAAGAGAACAAGCCATTTTGGATAGTTCAGAAATTTAACGACTTCTTTGACTTTAGCACTAAGCTCTTTACAGCTGGCGTGGCAAAAATTTTAAAACATGTCATCATTAGCTTTATAGTCATTGGCATAATGGGATTTGCAACATATGGCCTATTTCAAAAGGTGCCAAAAGGGCTTGTGCCTTCAGAAGACAAGGGTGCTTTGATGGTTATCACCTCACTTCCACCTTCAACAAATATGCTTAAAACTAAAGAAGAGGTAAATTCTATCAGCAATGCCATTTTGAGCAATCCAAATGTTGAATTTAATATGGGCTTTGCAGGATACGATATGCTAGCTAACTCGCTTAGAGAAAACTCAGCCATTAGCTTTATCAAGCTAAAAGACTGGAGCGAGAGAAAAGGTGCAACGGACGGCGCAGATGCTTTGGTCGGTCAGTTTAACGGCATGCTTTGGGGATCAAAAAACTCAATGACCTTTGTCGTAAATGTGCCACCTATCATGGGTCTATCAATGACTGGCGGCTTTGAGATGTATCTACAAAACAAGAGCGACAAAAGCTACAACGAGATAGAAGCAGACGCTAGAAAGGTAACTGCAGCTGCAAACGCAAGACCTGAGCTAACAAATGTGAGAACTACGCTTGAGACAAACTACCGCCAGTTTAAGATCACGGTTGATAAAGAAAAAGCAAAGCTATTTGGCGTAAGCGAGAGCGAAATTTTTAGCACGATAGCGGCTACTTTTGGCTCTTACTATATAAACGACTTCAACCTTGCTGGTAAATCTTACCGCGTATATGCAAGGGCGAGCGATAACTTTAGAAACAACCCTGAGGATCTAAGAAAGATTTTCGTCCGCTCAAATGAGGGTGAGATGGTGCCATTAAATTCAGTAGCGACGCTTACAAGATCGATCGGACCTGATATCGTTGATAGATTTAACCTATTCCCGTCAGCTAAGATCATGGGCGATCCAAAAACTGGCTATACATCAGGTGATGCGATCAGAGCGATCCAAGAGGTCGTAAATGACACGCTAAGTAGCGAGGACTACGCTATAAGCTGGGCGGGAACGGCGTATCAAGAGGTAAATTCTCAAGGAACAGGCACGGTTGCTTTTATCTTTGGTATGATCTTTGTCTTTTTGATCCTTGCAGCTCAGTACGAGAGATGGCTCATCCCACTAGCAGTCATCACAGCCGTGCCATTTGCGGTATTTGGCTCGTTGCTAGCTGTTTGGATAAGAGGACTAACAAACGACATCTACTTTGAGATCGGACTCTTGTTGCTTATTGGTCTGGCGGCTAAAAACGCTATTTTAATCGTAGAATTTGCAATGCAAGAGCGTGATAGCGGTAAGAGTATCTTTGACTCAGCGATAAATGCAGCTAGACTTCGCTTTAGACCAATTGTAATGACATCAATTGCATTTACTTTAGGCGTCTTCCCGATGGTTATAAGCACAGGTGCTGGTGCAGCTTCTCGCCACTCATTAGGAA